A region of the Alligator mississippiensis isolate rAllMis1 chromosome 5, rAllMis1, whole genome shotgun sequence genome:
AGCTAGGAAACTTTATACTTAAATCCCTGCAGAAGCATCAGCAGACCCTGTCAAAATCCCTAGTTTTGCCTACAGCCAACGCCCAATGTTTTTGACAAAGAAActatccctgcccctccccccccaaaaagaacCCTAACATCTGTAGTAAACAGGGGGAGAGAATGGGCTATGTGTACTCCCtttcagaaacagattttttttttcagtaagaaaTATTGTACATGAAGTGTTTTGTGTATACAGCAGAATGCATTAATTTAGTTCTCGCTTTGTTTTGTCATCTTCAAGGCTTATATGAATCCAATAGCTATGGCTAGAGCACGAGGTCCCGCCCAAACTTCTGGGCCAACAATACAGGACTACCTGAACAGGCCAAGGCCAACATGGTAAGTGTGGAAATACCAGTTTTCTCCTTCTACCAAACCATCTGTTTGATGAAAGGTTGTCCTCTCTTAAGGCAGTACAGGGCCCTCTTCCCTAGCACCTGCTAatgttttaaaaagttgtttttgtttgtagCCAAAATATTCCTTTCTAAATATGttctaatttttatatttttaaaacatgacaGTTTCTAAAAATGATAATTTTTTAATATTAGATGGCAGCCCTTCAGCTTCTCCAAAGACTAGTCCTTAAAATCTTGTAGCAGCAGTTTCTGTGAATGttaaaatgttgctgttttttCTAAAGCTGCTAATACCTGAATGTTACTTACATACCTGATTTCTATGCTGCCCTCCCCAGAAAAGCTCATGGTAGCTTACAATAATAAagttataaaaacaaataaaataataaaacagtaataaaatgttttcaaaacaCAATAATTACCTAGAGCTTAACCCCACCTGCTAAAAGCTTGGCCAAATAAAAAGATATTGCACTACTTCTAAAAGATGGCCATGCTCAGTCTCTGGCAGGCCTCCAGGAgaagggagttccagagctgaggaggtACAACCAAGAACGACTTCCCACGAGTTTTGGCTAAATGAACTTGGTACACAGATGGTACTTACAGGAGGTTGTTTTTGGCTGACCTTAGCAATTGTGATGGAGCATAAGGGAGGAGGCGGCCCCTTAGATACAAAGGACGTGAGCCATTTAGGGCTTtatagatacatttatatatatttttggtatTAATTTCTAAACAAGATCACATCTAGGAAAAAAGCTTGTTGGGTACATTTTAGAATGGAATTGACCTTACACAACTGTTTTAGCTGGagctataacatattttaaaatgagttGCCGAAATTATCTGGTGTTCAATCTATTTCATTTGGCAACGTTACAAACTCCAAGCACAGTTACTTAGTACCAATGTTAGATTTAGATCTTGCAGAGAGATTAATCTGCACTATGTAGAATTTTAGATACTTCGTAATCTGTAACTGGTAACCTATATTTCTCTTTTCCCCttcatgggaattttttttttagctgtatATATATTTGCATCAAGGTGTATAAATCTGGTTACTCTTGTTTCTAAAAAGGGAAGAAGTAAAAGAAcaactagaaaagaaaaaaaaaggatcaaggGCATTAGCTGAGTTTGAAGAAAAGATGAATGAGGTTTGTGAATTTGATTTATTTGATGTTAGTGGATTATCTGGAAAAATTACAAGAATGCTTTCTTTTCCACTATCATTCAGATGATGAAACCCATGTTTGTTCATATAGGGATATGTACATGTGACTAGGAATACTTAATAAGTTAACTTTCTGTTGCAAAATGTTTGAATTGGTTAAAGAAAGAAACATCCCTTCCATCCCATTTCCAGCGCAGGGTTGTTTTTCATAGTTTATGCTTGGACAAATCCTGGccaaacttgtttttaaaaaaggtccCACTGACAAGTATTGAAGTTTTTTAATACCCTTTCTGACTGTGAGAGTgggcaagcattggaacaggctctctagagaaactgtgaaatctccattcctggaaatttttaagaggaggttagacagacacttgactggtaTAGTTTAGtaagggatgatcttgccttgagcatggggctgttctagatgacctcctgaggtcccttccactagAACTTTCCTATGTTCTAGTGATCCTGTTCTTGCAATCTCAGACATACAGTTTATCTCataggtgggcaaaatacggcctgctggctgtatccagcctgcgaggccattctacctggcctgcagagcccttaaaaaattcagaaaattaatattcatctgcctttggttcctgtcaaaaatgacaggaaccaagggcaataggacccaggggaagcccggcaggctcccacaacagcagggtctgcctgtggccaacacccggtgctgcagctgctcgcagcctgcatggggctgcctgtgcctgctttggACAGCCCCACGGGCTGcgaactgctgcagcagggagcgccggccacgaggcaggggtggggcggcttttccccatgctcagcttttccctagGCTCCTTCCTGGCACGGAGGAAAGCGGACCCTCCCCTGCCCGGTGGCCAGCGCCCTGCCTTGCAGCCCACGGGGGGCTGACTGaagcaggcacagacagccccaggcaggctgtgctgcagccaccgggcAGGGAAGGGccacttcctgcccctccccccccccccccacacacacacacacacacacacactcagcaccaccttgtaacctggccccactgccagcctgggccctgcactggctccaggctcacctgtcaGGGCTGCACATGGTGACAGCAGTTGTGacactctctcccccccccccaaaaaaaccgcttgctgcgctgggcagtgttttccactgctgcctctgggctgcccaacGCATGAGCTCAGAGCAGGCAgtagcagccaacactgcccgggGGTGGGGtgcgcagctgctgccactgacgGGCAAGCCCAGAACcggcttggagcccaggctggcagcagggccgggtgacaaactggtgctgagtgcaggaaaaagcggcccctcgctcACCCCGTGGCCGGTGCCCTGTGCTGTAGCCACTTGCCGCCCgcgtggggctgcttgtgcctgctccagacagccctgtgtgaGCTGCGAGCTCCTGCAGGAGGGAGCGCTAAccatggggcgggcgaggggccgcttttccctgtactcagcaccagcttcttccctgccggcaAGCTATGGGCTCGGGGCTATGCGCTGTCCCCCACCTGTatcgcagggctggggggcactgggtgtgagtgggcgcaggagcatggggcctgcaccgcTGTCCCggagccagtgccagtggggcccagaacagggtggcaggagcatggagtcccagccagcaggggctctatggagctgggccagctcctccctctccctgctggtgcagcccagcctggctccacagacccctgtcagcctgcaccccactctaggccccactggtgctggccctggaacattggtcccaagatggtgaccagggggcggggcacctgtcaaggggcagggatacccacgcagcccttgacagcctgccaaaactgggtaagtggccctctgcccaataTAGTTGCTCACCCCTGGTTTATCTGGTAAAATACACCGAAGCAGTCCTTTTTGTTGGGATACATAAtatccaaatattttttaaaaatacaaggaCCTAGTTTATGGATAGAATATTTATATAGTATTGATGTTGCTTAAGAGAATATAAAATATGAAGTGTAAACTACCTTTGTTCTCCTCTGATCATGAGCTGGCTATCTGCCATTCTGATCcgtagtataaaaaaaaaaaaactttctgagATCTGCTCGGAGATCTTAGTGATCAGCTACAACTGGAGATCAGTTTGGTCTGGGTTCATGCTATCTACACTGCATATAGGGAAGAGCTGATGAGTCACCACATTGTTTCTCTTCTATTGATAGGTTCCTATATTTTGGGAATGAGATGCTTGATGCTGCAGGTTGCATTGGTTTGAGAAACTCAAGTTGAAGCAGCTTATGctctccctcccttaccatgacACCTGTAGGTCTGctgatcctcttttttccctgtCTGTAGTTTCACAGTTGATCTATACCTTAGGTTTTTCATCTTAGTGAATCTGACTTTCTATTCTCTTGCTGACCCTTTCCTTCAGCTTTGCTTTCTTAGTTCAGTGAGGTTTTTATTGGTTGAAAAGTTTGGCAGGGCTTTGAGTTGCCTCCTTTGATTTGCCATTActtactggtttaaaaatggaaagagagaaaaggagtgTGGTGGAAGTAAAGGAAACGGGGTATATATAGCTAATTcattggggcaggggacagaggtgTGGGTAGAAAAACAAATGAGGTGCACAGAACCTTTGGCATGATGGAGGGGGTAGGGATATTGCAAGGAGTCAGTGAAGTGTAgaaggggggtgggaagcagcactTGGAGAGCTCGTGATGGGGTTAGAAATGAGGATTGCAGAAATCCCTGGATGTGTACAATTTGCGTAACCTATAGAAACAAGAAAGCGCACAACTCTTTCGTCAGAAGCTTCAGATTAACAATTGTGACTATCCAGATAAGAAGTGGGTTCTTAATTTGTTTGCTTATGATGGAAATATGAAAATTTAGTTGTACATTCTGTATCCTAGTTAAAATAGTTAAGGTGTTTAAAAGCCCAAATAATTGGAGCATCAGGAAGCAAATTAGTAAATTTAGCTACATCTACGAAATGCAACAAAGTACTCATTTTGTTAGGTTTAGATACTTTTCACAATACCTGCAGAAATAACACTTATATGATTTTCAGTCCTGGGTAGAGGGGTTCAGAGAATCTTAATAACAATAAGTGTTTGAAATGGTAATGGTTTCTGTCTCTGTTTTTCAGAATTGGAAGAAAGAACTGGAAAAACACAGGGAGAAATTACTAGGTGGAAATGAGAGTTCCTCCAGAAAGAAGGAGGTAAATATTTTCAATTTACTACACCATTCGTGTTGGGAGGTGGATTTTTCTGATGGGACATTATTTGCTGGTAATAAATACGTTAAAATAACCATCATCAAAGAATGCAGCTCAAAATGCAAACTTagatgcaaacaaaaatgcaaactcACTTCtaggccttttggctaagatcaggTGTTCTTTATCTGTGATACATGTCAAAAGATGATACAAGATAACAGAATTTATCTCTTCttttagaagaagaaaaaggaaaagaagaaatcgAATAGGGTGAGCAAAGTTTTCAGGGcgtttttcttttcaatttttttgctTTGGGTTCCAGGAAAGATGCAACAAGAGTTTAAATTATGCCTAGATGTTTAAAAACCTGATTTTTACATATTTAGCTTGTTTATCTGTCAGTGGTCATTTGGTTTATATATGATGgaaaaaacataattttaattttctgtttaaagtttaaaaatagaGAATTTGGCCAGAGAGTGCCATTTATGGGATTGTTTTATTTGTGGAAATCTTAAATCCACACTTCATACAGCTTTAtttgagcagctctcctcaggcTGGTCTCTTGAAACTGAAAACACTATGGAAAATACAAATGTTGAGACACTGGGGGGAGTATTTGTGTGGCCCTTTAAGTATTTGCCAAACAGACAAAATGTTGCATCTCACAAGTTTTACTTTTTGTTGTGTTTGGTCAAGTTGTCTCcatcttcctcttcttcatcAAGTTCTGATTCTTCTAGCAGTGCATCTGATTCTGATGATGAGGTAAGAGCTAAACTACCAGAACTGCAAAATGTTTTGTGTATCTTTTATGAAATGATGTGACTGGATAGTTATGCTCGTGTCCCATCAAGTATCCTCCTTCAGTTCAGATTTGATTAGGGAAATgtatccaaaaaaagaaaaaggggtttTGTTTGAACAAGAGAAAATGACAGGAAAtaaataggcagacaagtttctttgggtgaatctgatctcttttattagaccaacttaaataattaggaaaaacatttttttgcaagctttcaggtttaaaagcccttcatcaggctgaggaaatctctgcagttggtgtgtggtcttcctggatgaattttttccaactatttaagttgatctcataaaagatatcagattcacccaaagaaccttgtctgcctgtgtccttagaccaacacagctacaacctacacccctgcaacaggaaataaataaacatttttcctttatttttttataaacacAATCATGTAACTACATAAAGATATTTATAAAGAATAATATAATAACAAATATTTTGGGGTACTAGCTGCAATCATCTACATTAGGACTTGGTAAACTACATCCTGCAGGACAGATCGGGCCCCCAGAGAGATTGGATTGAGCCTACAAAGGTCTGGCTTGGACCAGGGCAGCATGTGTGATTGGAAGGAACCAACTGAATTTACAGTGGAGATAGAGTGtgcggcagctcctttaatcttgcatattcccacacacacacctcatcccttgccctgcccctcccttgctgCTAATTAGTGGAGGACCCTGCCACTTCCTCCTGATCATCAGGGAAGctaaagccacagttttaaacatggcacggtttttgcctccccatcagtcagcagcaaacagcagggctgtAGGACCCCTCAGCCAGTTAGTGGTGGGAAGCAAAAacggcaccatatttaaaacagcagtttttgcctccccgcTGATCAGGAGTCAGCCGTaagcagagcccctccaccaatcaggggaTTGGATGAGGGTAGGGGGAACCtgtaagattaaaggagccaccatgcattccacttctgccatgaattcagtaggtccctagtgaTTGGGCAGAACGGAGCTGCACCATGCCACCTGTACCatgtccccctccctgctgccctttctTGCCTTCATTTACCTTCACTGCAGAGGGCTTAGGGATCTACAGCAAGGGTAAACATAGATAGCTTGGGTGCTCAGTGGGGGCAAAGATTTGTGACCCACAACAAGGGTCCAGGTCTCAAACATAGGCCCATGGTGGCCTGACCCCTGATCTATATAAATGTTTCAGTGACTTCCCTCAAAGACACTATGTTAGGTTTGTTCAGGAGGACAGGACTGTCTCATGGTGCAAAGAACCTTCTCATGCAACAAAAAGTATACATTTGGACACAGCATCACCATATGATCACCATCACTAAACCAAAACACATTTCATTAACATGAATCACATTAAATACCtacagatattttaaataaaatagtaTTTTAGTTAATGAGGTTAACATAGCTTTTTACGGCACATATTTTAAGCACAGTTTTGAAACAGTCTGCTTGAAATGTTTTACTCCTTTTGTGTATTGGCTAATACTTGAATATAGCTTCTTACCCAACAATATTGGATATGAACAACATTTTGGATGTGTTGAGTTATCTTGTTTATCTTGATTTGCTTTGATCTCCCTGTAAATTGcatattttcccaggtttctttCAGTATGGAGATCCCATAAATTAAAAGTAAAAGCTGTGTGTGCTGTTTTTACttagaaaaatgttgtttttggCAAGCTCATCTAGAACTCTTACTGATGAAGAGTCAGGTCCTCTGGTATATAACCAAGGGAAAAATCATAAACAAGAAAGCTAGAAAAGAATCCTGGATTTATCACTAATACAAATGGTGAATAAATACAGAAAAGATTAGGAATGTTATTCATCATAAAAGTCAAGTATTGCCATGTTATTTATATCAGCAGAATATATTCATATGTGGAAATTTTAAGTTTCCATATTCTTTAAACTGAATACTCAAGTTTGTGTTTTTTCTAAAACATTTATGAATAGGATAAGAAGtcagggaagaaaagaagaaaaaagaagtatCGCTCCTCACGGAAGTCTTCTG
Encoded here:
- the FAM133B gene encoding protein FAM133B, translated to MGKRDNRVAYMNPIAMARARGPAQTSGPTIQDYLNRPRPTWEEVKEQLEKKKKGSRALAEFEEKMNENWKKELEKHREKLLGGNESSSRKKEKKKKEKKKSNRLSPSSSSSSSSDSSSSASDSDDEDKKSGKKRRKKKYRSSRKSSEGSTSDSESDSKDSIKKKKSKEEHEREKDNKSHRRKRKKTDRDDGPLSSESLSESDHTEEVQVKKKKNSDEREKAMDKMKKRKKHKKHGKKKKKKTAGSNSDSE